From Caulobacter segnis, a single genomic window includes:
- the recQ gene encoding DNA helicase RecQ: protein MYVPPESPALDHARDVLRRTFGHADFRGMQAGVINEILAGHSAMAVLPTGGGKSLCYQIPSLIRPGVGLVISPLIALMADQVQGLRQAGVAAERLDSNISMDERSDIWRRIDAGEVDMLYLSPEGLMQPWMLDRLGRTPLALIAVDEAHCVSQWGHDFRPEYRMLGRLAELFPDVPRLAVTATADARTRDDIRAELRLQGAAEFVDSFARPELALSAERKRGKGHDRVVELVLERPGRAGVVYAGSRDSTEKLAEKLSAEGVPALAYHAGLDKAVRARRLEDFLEADAAVMVATIAFGMGVDKPDVRFVIHADPPAAIEAYWQEVGRAGRDGQPAEGITLYGSADMAWAGRRIETREAPDEVKQVQSRKLRQFYSMLEGVTCRAAAVRRYFGEEGVARCGVCDVCVSPPTGIDATEAAQKALSAVHRMGGRFGRGRIIEHLLGKTKDVTPQEAQLPTFGIGREFSQPVWRDLFDTLIFEGLLREDPNDGRPLIGLGDVEGVRQVYRGERRVALRQMAEAPESGRASGARKRREGKALTIPAEDQVLFEALRSWRKEQAQAQHVPPYVIFHDATLAEIAAARPGSLAALGKAGGVGQGKLDRYGEAVLKVVREN, encoded by the coding sequence GTGTACGTTCCTCCCGAATCCCCCGCCCTCGACCACGCCCGCGACGTCCTGCGGCGCACGTTCGGCCATGCCGACTTTCGGGGCATGCAGGCCGGGGTGATCAACGAGATCCTGGCCGGCCACAGCGCCATGGCCGTGCTGCCGACCGGCGGCGGCAAGTCGCTGTGCTACCAGATCCCGTCGCTGATCCGGCCGGGGGTGGGCCTGGTGATCTCGCCGCTGATCGCGCTGATGGCCGACCAGGTCCAGGGCCTGCGCCAGGCGGGCGTGGCGGCCGAGCGGCTGGACAGCAATATCTCGATGGACGAGCGCTCGGACATCTGGCGGCGCATCGACGCCGGCGAGGTCGACATGCTGTACCTCTCGCCCGAGGGCCTGATGCAGCCGTGGATGCTGGACCGCCTGGGCCGCACGCCGCTGGCCCTGATCGCCGTCGACGAGGCCCACTGCGTCAGCCAGTGGGGCCACGACTTCCGGCCCGAGTACCGAATGCTGGGGCGACTGGCCGAGCTCTTCCCCGATGTCCCGCGCCTGGCGGTGACCGCCACCGCCGACGCCCGGACTCGCGACGACATCCGCGCCGAACTGCGCCTGCAGGGCGCGGCCGAGTTCGTCGACAGCTTCGCCCGCCCCGAACTGGCCCTGTCGGCCGAACGCAAGCGCGGCAAGGGCCACGACCGGGTGGTCGAGCTGGTTCTGGAGCGCCCCGGCCGGGCCGGCGTCGTCTATGCCGGCAGCCGCGACAGCACCGAGAAGCTGGCCGAGAAGCTGAGCGCCGAGGGCGTGCCCGCGCTGGCCTACCATGCCGGCCTGGACAAGGCCGTCCGCGCCCGCCGGCTGGAGGACTTCCTCGAAGCCGACGCGGCGGTGATGGTGGCGACGATCGCGTTCGGCATGGGCGTGGACAAGCCCGACGTCCGCTTCGTGATCCACGCCGATCCGCCGGCCGCCATCGAGGCCTACTGGCAGGAGGTCGGCCGCGCCGGGCGCGACGGCCAGCCGGCCGAGGGCATCACGCTCTACGGTTCGGCCGACATGGCCTGGGCCGGCCGCCGGATCGAGACCCGCGAGGCGCCCGACGAGGTCAAGCAGGTCCAGTCGCGCAAGCTGCGCCAGTTCTATTCCATGCTGGAAGGCGTCACCTGCCGCGCCGCCGCTGTCCGCCGCTATTTCGGCGAGGAGGGCGTGGCCCGCTGCGGGGTTTGCGACGTCTGCGTCTCGCCGCCGACCGGCATCGACGCCACCGAGGCCGCCCAGAAGGCCCTGTCGGCCGTCCACCGCATGGGCGGGCGCTTCGGGCGCGGACGGATCATCGAGCACCTGCTGGGCAAGACCAAGGACGTCACGCCGCAGGAGGCCCAGCTGCCGACCTTCGGCATCGGTCGCGAGTTCAGCCAGCCCGTCTGGCGCGACCTGTTCGACACCCTGATCTTCGAGGGGCTGCTGCGCGAGGACCCCAATGACGGCCGGCCGCTGATCGGCCTGGGCGATGTCGAGGGCGTGCGCCAGGTCTATCGCGGCGAGCGGCGGGTCGCCCTGCGCCAGATGGCCGAGGCGCCCGAGAGCGGCCGCGCCTCGGGCGCGCGCAAGCGCCGCGAGGGCAAGGCCCTGACCATTCCGGCCGAGGACCAGGTGCTGTTCGAAGCGCTACGATCGTGGCGCAAGGAGCAGGCGCAGGCCCAGCACGTGCCGCCTTATGTCATCTTCCACGACGCCACCCTGGCCGAGATCGCCGCCGCCCGGCCCGGCAGCCTGGCGGCCCTCGGCAAGGCCGGCGGGGTGGGCCAGGGCAAGCTGGATCGCTACGGCGAGGCGGTTTTGAAGGTCGTGCGAGAGAACTAA
- the mmcB gene encoding DNA repair putative endonuclease MmcB: protein MDVIIELQPSRPETTLTVTRGAARLLVDLGYAPLAEVTLPNGRRADLMALGPKGDVLIVEVKSGLEDFRVDRKWGEYAPYCDAFYFAVAPSFPDGILPDEPGLVVADGFGGAVVREAPVTLLAPARRKALTLAFARLAALRAAGVNAERLAL, encoded by the coding sequence GTGGACGTGATCATCGAACTCCAACCCTCCCGCCCCGAGACGACCCTGACGGTGACGCGCGGGGCCGCGCGGCTGCTCGTCGACCTGGGCTATGCGCCGCTGGCCGAGGTGACCCTGCCGAACGGGCGGCGCGCCGACCTGATGGCGCTGGGTCCAAAAGGCGACGTGCTGATCGTCGAGGTGAAATCGGGATTGGAGGACTTCCGGGTCGACCGAAAGTGGGGCGAGTACGCCCCCTATTGCGACGCCTTCTATTTCGCCGTCGCGCCCAGCTTTCCGGACGGAATCCTGCCGGACGAGCCGGGGCTGGTCGTCGCCGACGGATTCGGCGGCGCGGTCGTGCGCGAAGCGCCGGTCACCCTCCTGGCGCCGGCGCGTCGCAAGGCCCTGACGCTGGCGTTCGCCCGCCTCGCGGCCTTGCGGGCCGCGGGCGTGAACGCCGAACGGCTGGCGCTCTGA
- a CDS encoding 2-hydroxyacid dehydrogenase, translating to MRVAVFSAKAYDRRFLEAANSEFGHELDYFDARLDAATARLASGYPAVCVFVNDRLDAATLDALAAVGVRTVALRCAGYNNVDLTAAETLGVTVVRVPAYSPEAVAEFTLGLILAVDRNIPRAWSRVRENNFALDGLIGRNLSGRVAGVVGTGRIGALVARMLRIGFGCEVLASDVFQDPDLVAAGVRYVPVETLLREADLISLHCPLTPATRHLIDARAIADARPGVLIVNTSRGALIDTNALIEGLKSRKVGGVALDVYEQEADLFFEDLSNEIIQDDVFQRLLTFPNVLITGHQAFLTEEALGAIARTTLASLAEVEAGREPVNRVVAAVVKG from the coding sequence ATGCGCGTCGCCGTCTTTTCGGCCAAGGCCTATGACCGCCGCTTCCTGGAGGCGGCCAATAGCGAGTTCGGGCATGAGCTCGACTATTTCGACGCGCGCCTGGACGCGGCGACGGCGCGGCTGGCCAGCGGCTATCCCGCCGTCTGCGTGTTCGTCAACGACCGGCTGGACGCCGCCACGCTGGACGCCCTCGCGGCCGTGGGGGTCCGGACGGTCGCCCTGCGCTGCGCCGGCTACAACAATGTCGACCTAACCGCCGCCGAGACACTGGGCGTCACGGTCGTGCGCGTGCCGGCCTATTCGCCCGAGGCGGTGGCCGAGTTCACCCTGGGCCTGATCCTGGCCGTCGATCGCAACATTCCGAGGGCGTGGAGCCGGGTCCGCGAGAACAACTTCGCGCTGGACGGGCTGATCGGGCGCAACCTGTCGGGGCGTGTCGCCGGGGTGGTCGGCACGGGACGCATCGGCGCCCTGGTCGCGCGCATGCTGCGCATCGGCTTTGGCTGCGAGGTCCTGGCCAGCGACGTTTTCCAGGATCCCGACCTGGTCGCGGCCGGCGTCCGCTACGTCCCCGTGGAGACGCTGCTGCGCGAGGCCGATCTGATCTCGCTGCATTGCCCGCTGACGCCCGCCACCCGTCACCTGATCGACGCCCGGGCGATCGCCGACGCCCGGCCCGGCGTCCTGATCGTCAACACCAGCCGTGGCGCGCTGATCGACACCAACGCCCTGATCGAAGGGCTGAAGTCACGCAAGGTCGGCGGCGTGGCGCTGGACGTCTACGAGCAGGAGGCCGACCTGTTCTTCGAGGACCTGTCCAACGAGATCATCCAGGACGACGTCTTCCAGCGCCTGCTGACCTTTCCCAACGTGCTGATCACCGGCCACCAGGCCTTCCTGACGGAAGAGGCCCTGGGCGCCATCGCCAGGACGACCCTGGCCAGCCTGGCCGAGGTCGAGGCCGGCCGCGAACCCGTGAACCGGGTCGTGGCGGCGGTGGTGAAGGGATGA
- a CDS encoding lipocalin family protein: MKPSLLLAAAVGALGLSACVAGPVGNRNPPQPAKTVDLDRYVGRWYEVARYDMRFEKGCEGVTADYAKRPDGLIRVLNTCHQGAVDGPVKTSEGKAKVVDTATNAKLKVSFFGPFWGDYWVLDHADDYSWSIVGEGSGRYLWLLSRKLPTEADRAALTARAKALGYDVGMLRPTKQPTP; the protein is encoded by the coding sequence GTGAAACCTTCTCTCCTCCTCGCCGCCGCCGTGGGCGCGCTCGGCCTGTCGGCCTGCGTCGCCGGCCCGGTGGGCAATCGCAATCCGCCGCAGCCAGCTAAGACCGTCGACCTCGATCGCTATGTCGGACGCTGGTACGAGGTCGCCCGCTACGACATGCGGTTCGAGAAGGGCTGCGAAGGCGTCACCGCCGACTACGCCAAGCGTCCGGACGGCTTGATCCGCGTGCTCAACACCTGCCACCAGGGCGCGGTGGACGGCCCGGTCAAAACCAGCGAGGGCAAGGCCAAGGTCGTCGACACGGCCACCAACGCCAAGCTGAAGGTCAGCTTCTTCGGACCGTTCTGGGGCGACTACTGGGTGCTGGACCACGCCGACGACTACAGCTGGTCGATCGTCGGCGAGGGCTCGGGCCGCTATCTGTGGCTGCTGTCGCGCAAGCTCCCGACCGAGGCCGATCGCGCGGCGCTGACGGCGCGAGCCAAGGCGCTGGGTTATGACGTGGGCATGCTGCGCCCGACCAAGCAGCCGACGCCGTAG
- a CDS encoding lipocalin family protein has protein sequence MLSSKTLLGAVAACALTSSIALAAAQPPAKAVAPDFYSGRWYEIARTPNFGQRDCEAPTTDFTAQGTSFKVRQVCHRGSPLGLEKVFTTTGKIIPGSQNTRFTMSFLGGLKKQEYWVLDRAADGSWAIMGTPGGNYVWLISRVADMPTSTKAVALERVKTLGYAKLEFPHHPPGAGA, from the coding sequence ATGCTTTCTTCGAAGACCCTGCTTGGCGCCGTGGCGGCTTGCGCACTGACGAGCAGCATCGCCCTGGCGGCGGCCCAGCCGCCGGCCAAGGCCGTCGCGCCCGACTTCTATTCGGGCCGCTGGTACGAGATCGCCCGCACGCCCAACTTCGGTCAACGCGACTGCGAGGCGCCGACCACCGACTTCACCGCCCAAGGGACCAGCTTCAAGGTCCGTCAGGTCTGCCATCGCGGCTCGCCGCTGGGCCTGGAGAAGGTCTTCACGACCACAGGCAAGATCATTCCGGGCAGCCAGAACACCCGCTTCACCATGAGCTTTCTGGGCGGGCTCAAGAAGCAGGAATATTGGGTGCTCGATCGCGCCGCCGACGGGTCGTGGGCGATCATGGGCACGCCGGGCGGCAACTATGTCTGGCTGATCTCCCGCGTCGCCGACATGCCGACCTCGACCAAGGCCGTCGCCCTCGAGCGGGTGAAGACACTGGGTTACGCCAAGCTGGAATTTCCCCACCATCCGCCAGGAGCCGGCGCGTGA
- a CDS encoding ferritin-like domain-containing protein — MTDKNITKDAMYDAVAPDDFESMLELDRYGNRSSAFDKIISATHDHFWDPLDKAYIDFDEPFDMENQALVPEDLVIALSTDYVSNHLSDPKQRIRFINQSVLRSFSSILHGEQGALNLSASLCHVLKDQGAQEYAANQTREEARHVTAFAKYIKARWGRPVECGPALKTLLVEIIGAPEVYKKIIGMQMLVEGLAMGAFATFFTKIHDPVGKKLLQLVMTDEAFHHKFGKIWADRTVPKLSAEEHAIIEDWAAHCFQTLLFNLVSPHQQLDLYAEFGLDPDKVVEEYGKIMTDDLRRETMKEQTNIFRVLVKTLLNAGIITDRTKAFYAMYVDLEELKSEGDRMVGDDIAEEGIRHLQAINFKNRPVNGVSIAAE, encoded by the coding sequence ATGACCGACAAGAACATCACCAAGGACGCCATGTACGACGCGGTCGCGCCGGACGATTTCGAGTCGATGCTCGAACTCGACCGCTACGGCAACCGCTCCAGCGCCTTCGACAAGATCATCTCGGCCACCCACGACCACTTCTGGGACCCGTTGGACAAGGCCTATATCGATTTCGACGAGCCGTTCGACATGGAAAACCAGGCCCTGGTTCCCGAGGATCTGGTGATCGCCCTGTCGACCGACTACGTCTCCAACCACCTGTCCGACCCCAAGCAGCGCATCCGCTTCATCAACCAGTCGGTGCTGCGCAGCTTCTCGTCGATCCTGCACGGCGAGCAAGGCGCGCTGAACCTGTCGGCCAGCCTGTGCCATGTGCTGAAGGACCAGGGCGCCCAGGAATACGCCGCCAACCAGACCCGGGAAGAGGCCCGTCACGTCACGGCCTTCGCCAAGTACATCAAGGCCCGCTGGGGCAGGCCCGTCGAGTGCGGCCCGGCCCTGAAGACCCTGCTGGTCGAGATCATCGGCGCGCCCGAGGTCTACAAGAAGATCATCGGCATGCAGATGCTGGTGGAAGGCCTGGCCATGGGCGCCTTCGCCACCTTCTTCACCAAGATCCACGATCCGGTCGGCAAGAAGCTGCTGCAGCTGGTGATGACCGACGAGGCCTTCCACCACAAGTTCGGGAAGATCTGGGCCGACCGCACGGTGCCCAAGCTGTCGGCCGAGGAACACGCCATCATCGAGGACTGGGCCGCGCACTGCTTCCAGACCCTGCTGTTCAACCTTGTCTCGCCGCACCAGCAGCTGGATCTCTACGCCGAGTTCGGCCTGGATCCGGACAAGGTGGTCGAGGAGTACGGGAAGATCATGACCGACGACCTGCGTCGGGAGACCATGAAGGAGCAGACCAACATCTTCCGGGTGCTGGTCAAGACCCTGCTCAACGCCGGCATCATCACCGACCGCACCAAGGCGTTCTACGCCATGTATGTCGACCTCGAGGAGCTGAAGAGCGAGGGCGACAGGATGGTCGGCGACGACATCGCAGAGGAAGGCATCCGCCACCTGCAGGCCATCAACTTCAAGAACCGCCCCGTCAACGGCGTCAGCATCGCGGCCGAGTAG
- a CDS encoding NAD-dependent deacylase, whose translation MKIFVLTGAGVSAESGLGTFRDKDGVWTKYDLSEVATPEGFARNPALVRDFYNARRANLAGAAPNAAHVALARLEAGLAARGGELWLCTQNVDDLHEKAGSQRVIHMHGELAVTRCHHCQATRPDTQALTAEAVCAACGRDGGARPHVVWFGETPLFMDAIEDALADADLFVSIGTSGSVYPAAGFVSEARAMGIATCEINLEPSSNAYVFDEKVYGPASETVPAWVERVLDGL comes from the coding sequence ATGAAGATCTTCGTGCTGACCGGGGCCGGGGTTTCGGCCGAGAGCGGCCTGGGCACCTTTCGCGACAAGGACGGGGTGTGGACGAAGTACGACCTGTCCGAGGTCGCCACGCCCGAAGGCTTCGCGAGGAATCCGGCCTTGGTGCGGGACTTCTACAACGCCCGCCGGGCCAACCTGGCGGGCGCCGCGCCGAACGCGGCGCATGTCGCTCTGGCGCGGCTGGAGGCCGGACTGGCCGCGCGCGGCGGCGAGCTGTGGCTGTGCACCCAGAACGTCGACGACCTGCATGAGAAGGCCGGATCCCAGCGCGTGATCCACATGCATGGCGAGTTGGCGGTGACCCGCTGCCATCACTGTCAGGCCACGCGACCGGACACCCAGGCGCTGACCGCCGAGGCCGTGTGCGCGGCCTGCGGTCGTGACGGCGGCGCGCGTCCGCACGTGGTCTGGTTCGGTGAAACGCCGCTGTTCATGGACGCGATCGAGGACGCCCTGGCCGACGCCGATCTCTTCGTCTCCATCGGGACTTCGGGCTCGGTCTATCCGGCGGCCGGCTTTGTCAGCGAGGCGCGGGCGATGGGGATCGCGACCTGCGAGATCAATCTGGAGCCTTCGTCGAACGCCTATGTGTTCGACGAGAAGGTCTATGGGCCGGCCAGCGAGACCGTGCCGGCCTGGGTGGAGCGGGTGCTCGACGGCCTCTAG